The Cottoperca gobio chromosome 22, fCotGob3.1, whole genome shotgun sequence genome contains a region encoding:
- the gskip gene encoding GSK3-beta interaction protein: MEIDCQPEESVIPSFDEDCVELGDVKDMRLEAEAVVNDVLFAVSEMHLSQSFNSAKYVAYINVETREGNRYCLELTEAGLRVVGYAFDQVDEDLKTQYHETVYSLLDTLSPGYREAFGNALLHRLELLKQNGH, translated from the exons ATGGAGATAGACTGCCAGCCCGAGGAATCCGTCATCCCTTCTTTTGATGAGGACTGTGTTGAGCTGGGTGACGTCAAGGACATGAGATTGGAGGCAGAGGCAGTGGTCAATGACGTCCTTTTCGCCGTTTCTGAAATGCACCTGTCACAAAGTTTCAACAGCGCGAAATACGTGGCCTACATAAACGTGGAAACAAGAGAGGGAAACCGGTATTGTCTGGAGCTCACCGAGGCAGGACTACGG GTGGTGGGATATGCTTTCGACCAAGTGGACGAGGATTTGAAGACACAGTATCACGAGACTGTTTACTCGCTTCTGGACACGCTGAGTCCGGGTTACAGAGAAGCCTTTGGGAACGCTTTGCTCCACCGGCTGGAGCTGCTGAAGCAAAACGGACACTAA
- the LOC115027211 gene encoding NPC intracellular cholesterol transporter 2-like encodes MDIRTGFIVLFCFMGFTCAEPVKFADCGSSSGKVSTVDISPCATQPCQLHRGESYSVNVTFNSAVLSQTSKAVVHGIIAGVPIPFPIPIEDGCKSGIQCPIQKQQKYHYVNLLPVKSEYPAIKLVVEWELRDDNKEDLFCIRFPVQIVS; translated from the exons ATGGATATCCGGACTGGTTTCATCGTTTTGTTCTGCTTTATGGGATTCACCTGTGCGGAACCGGTGAAATTCGCTGACTGCG GCTCCTCTTCTGGTAAAGTGTCCACAGTGGACATTAGCCCTTGTGCCACTCAGCCATGCCAGCTACACAGAggagagtcctacagtgtcaaTGTGACATTCAACAGTG cTGTGTTGAGCCAAACGAGCAAAGCAGTGGTTCACGGTATTATTGCTGGAGTTCCCATCCCCTTCCCCATTCCCATTGAAGATGGCTGCAAGTCTGGGATCCAGTGTCCCATCCAGAAGCAGCAGAAGTATCACTATGTGAACTTGCTTCCTGTGAAGTCTGAGTATCCTGCA ATAAAGCTGGTCGTGGAGTGGGAACTGAGAGACGACAACAAAGAAGACTTGTTCTGCATCAGGTTCCCAGTTCAGATCGTGAGCTAA
- the isca2 gene encoding iron-sulfur cluster assembly 2 homolog, mitochondrial, producing MSFVRAMITASKSKVLSLARASTILNNFNVSHQFHRLPPNTQPALYSAGLQRFSSASTQEKPAVSGPSEDKVQLTESCIKRLEQIMQKGEYLRIHVEGGGCSGFQYKFSVDGNKNEDDRVFEQGGVGIVVDQDSLEFLKGATVDFSQELIRATFLVLKNPQADHGCSCGSSFSVKL from the exons ATGTCATTCGTGAGAGCTATGATAACTGCGTCAAAGTCGAAAGTATTGAGCCTTGCTAG GGCATCTACCATTCTGAACAACTTCAATGTGAGCCACCAGTTTCACCGACTTCCCCCAAACACCCAGCCAGCCCTGTATTCAGCGGGGCTTCAGCGCTTCAGCAGCGCCTCAACCCAGGAGAAGCCAGCTGTGTCGGGTCCCTCTGAAGATAAAGTACAACTCACAGAATCATGTATAAAG AGACTAGAGCAAATCATGCAGAAGGGCGAGTATCTGAGAATACATGTGGAGGGAGGAGGCTGCTCCGGGTTCCAGTACAAGTTTTCTGTTGATGGTAATAAGAATGAAGATGACAG AGTGTTTGAGCAGGGAGGAGTGGGCATTGTCGTGGATCAGGACAGCCTGGAGTTTTTGAAAGGAGCCACTGTGGACTTCAGCCAGGAGCTGATCCGCGCCACCTTCCTCGTGCTCAAGAATCCTCAAGCCGatcatggctgctcctgtggcAGCTCATTCTCTGTCAAACTATGA